In a genomic window of Agarivorans albus:
- the cysB gene encoding HTH-type transcriptional regulator CysB: MKLQQLRYIVEVVNNNLNVSATAESLYTSQPGISKQIRLLEDELGVQIFKRSGKHLSQVTPAGKEIIRISNEIMAKVESIKAVANQHTHPDQGSLNISTTHTQARYALPEVIQGFIHRYPNVSLNMHQGTPNQINEAVAKGSADFAIATEALHIFSDLVMLPCYHWNRSILVPKEHELAKKHLNGEVVTINDLAKHSIVTYIFGFTGRSDLDDAFGRAGKVPKIVFTATDADVIKTYVRMGIGVGVLASMAIDKQQDQDLVAIDASHLFRASTTKICFRKGTFLRTYMYDFIERFAPHLTRDIVDRAVQAKSLDEVEELFKNIDLPVM; this comes from the coding sequence ATGAAATTGCAGCAGTTACGTTATATCGTCGAAGTAGTAAACAACAACCTCAATGTGTCGGCTACTGCGGAGAGTTTATATACTTCGCAGCCCGGTATTAGTAAACAAATTCGTTTATTGGAGGATGAGCTAGGGGTTCAGATATTCAAGCGTAGCGGCAAGCACCTTAGCCAAGTAACTCCTGCTGGCAAAGAAATCATTCGCATCAGCAATGAGATTATGGCCAAGGTTGAAAGTATTAAAGCGGTAGCTAATCAGCATACTCACCCAGACCAAGGCTCGCTTAATATCTCAACCACTCATACTCAAGCGCGTTATGCGTTGCCTGAAGTTATTCAAGGTTTTATCCATCGTTACCCAAATGTTTCTCTAAACATGCATCAGGGTACACCTAACCAGATAAATGAAGCAGTGGCTAAGGGCAGTGCAGACTTTGCTATTGCCACAGAGGCACTGCATATTTTCTCCGATTTAGTGATGTTGCCTTGTTATCATTGGAATCGCAGCATATTGGTGCCCAAAGAACATGAGTTGGCGAAAAAACATTTAAACGGTGAAGTCGTTACCATTAACGATTTGGCTAAGCACTCCATTGTTACTTACATTTTTGGTTTTACTGGTCGCTCCGATTTAGATGATGCCTTTGGTCGTGCTGGCAAAGTGCCAAAGATTGTCTTCACTGCAACCGATGCCGATGTGATTAAAACCTATGTTCGAATGGGAATTGGCGTTGGTGTGTTGGCGAGTATGGCTATCGATAAGCAACAAGACCAGGACTTGGTAGCAATTGATGCTAGCCATTTATTCAGAGCAAGTACCACTAAAATTTGCTTTAGAAAAGGTACTTTCTTACGTACTTACATGTACGATTTTATTGAACGATTTGCGCCTCACTTAACCCGAGATATTGTTGATAGAGCCGTGCAAGCCAAGTCTCTCGATGAAGTGGAAGAGCTGTTCAAGAATATTGATTTACCCGTTATGTAG
- a CDS encoding sensor domain-containing diguanylate cyclase encodes MINYFLRCLGKTQLALALVLFSVCTLSVAQAESLSALHVNGLEDGVRLGEHFQVWHDIEGKADLADAIAAYRLDKFSRLPSKGSTGLQPGAFWSVFYLHNDSDKPITLNLEYVDHQLIYLNAYQRNTNDPSFLEIADLALNNSFSERLVSHQRFVVPVELAAGETHQFYFRFGSDEKGFVFPDLRIWQPDKMHYVQSIELGSIAFLVGGLALMSIISLVTGIATNDKTYYAYFVYAATKLATWPTILGFTHMFFIREDFHWSYMSLTGAMSIMTGVIFARIFLQTKVNTPRLDYVLRFMILNAALLAVAALTRETVFSVVLITIALLLYPMLAIASLIRWYQGSRESAVYTLGWTVLIVGLFSQALRDLGLVEHTFVTYYWPVVASYSEMMVIMVAMGIHLFRLRRLKEQAELRYRSQLERAKQELEILVSERTHALEVAKSEAEREARTDPLTGINNRRSFMAKAEAMFDSCRNRSHPMTMLMFDIDHFKKINDNHGHAAGDKALKKFANTLESEIRDGDVLGRLGGEEFGLALYADLDTAERLRSAVERIYVNTGVVQIRFTTSIGIALMQSEENIEQLMSLADHALYEAKDSGRNKAVVANVA; translated from the coding sequence ATGATTAATTATTTTTTGCGCTGTTTAGGCAAAACTCAACTCGCTTTGGCCTTGGTTTTGTTTTCTGTTTGTACTCTCTCTGTTGCTCAAGCTGAGAGCTTAAGTGCGTTGCACGTAAATGGTTTAGAAGATGGTGTAAGGCTGGGTGAGCATTTTCAGGTATGGCACGATATAGAAGGCAAGGCTGATCTAGCTGATGCTATCGCTGCTTATCGTTTAGATAAGTTCTCCAGACTACCGAGTAAAGGTTCCACGGGTTTACAGCCAGGAGCGTTTTGGAGCGTTTTCTATCTGCACAATGATAGCGATAAACCGATTACTCTAAATTTAGAATACGTTGACCACCAACTCATCTACTTAAATGCTTATCAACGTAATACCAACGATCCCAGTTTTTTAGAAATTGCCGATCTCGCTTTAAATAATTCTTTTTCAGAGCGCTTAGTCAGTCACCAACGATTTGTAGTGCCGGTAGAGTTAGCAGCTGGTGAAACCCATCAGTTTTACTTTCGCTTTGGCTCTGACGAAAAGGGTTTTGTATTCCCAGATTTAAGGATTTGGCAGCCAGACAAAATGCACTATGTGCAGAGCATCGAGCTAGGCAGTATTGCCTTTCTGGTAGGCGGTCTGGCCTTAATGTCGATTATTTCCTTGGTGACCGGAATTGCCACCAATGATAAAACCTATTACGCGTATTTTGTCTATGCGGCTACCAAATTGGCGACATGGCCCACCATATTAGGCTTTACGCACATGTTCTTCATTCGTGAAGACTTCCATTGGAGTTACATGTCCCTAACTGGGGCAATGTCGATAATGACTGGTGTTATTTTTGCCCGCATATTCCTGCAAACAAAAGTGAATACGCCTCGTTTAGATTATGTTTTACGCTTTATGATCTTAAACGCGGCTTTACTTGCCGTAGCGGCACTAACCAGAGAAACCGTATTCTCAGTGGTGCTTATTACCATTGCTTTATTGCTATACCCGATGTTAGCGATAGCCAGTTTGATTCGTTGGTACCAAGGCTCTAGAGAGTCCGCTGTTTACACCCTAGGCTGGACAGTACTAATTGTGGGTTTATTTAGCCAAGCCTTACGTGATTTAGGCCTTGTTGAACATACCTTTGTAACTTACTACTGGCCGGTTGTAGCCTCATACAGTGAAATGATGGTGATCATGGTTGCCATGGGGATTCACCTGTTTAGATTACGCCGTCTAAAAGAGCAGGCCGAACTGCGCTATCGCAGCCAACTTGAGCGCGCTAAACAAGAATTAGAAATATTGGTGTCTGAGCGTACTCATGCACTTGAAGTTGCTAAGTCTGAGGCAGAGCGTGAAGCTCGCACCGATCCACTAACAGGCATAAACAATCGACGTAGCTTTATGGCGAAGGCCGAAGCGATGTTTGATAGTTGTCGTAACCGGTCTCACCCCATGACCATGTTGATGTTCGATATTGACCACTTTAAGAAAATTAACGATAACCATGGCCATGCTGCTGGTGATAAGGCTTTGAAGAAGTTTGCCAATACCTTAGAAAGTGAAATTCGTGATGGTGATGTATTAGGGCGTTTGGGTGGCGAAGAATTTGGCTTAGCCTTATATGCCGATTTAGATACTGCAGAGCGTTTACGCTCGGCAGTTGAACGGATTTATGTGAATACCGGTGTCGTACAAATACGTTTTACCACCAGCATTGGTATTGCGTTGATGCAATCAGAAGAAAATATAGAGCAGTTGATGAGTTTAGCCGACCACGCTTTATACGAAGCTAAAGACAGTGGACGTAATAAAGCCGTCGTGGCAAACGTAGCTTAA
- a CDS encoding SLC13 family permease — MIMPEKLQVLSQFLKSNPAFSGCQKEDLARLLANITVVKLAPGEVVCRSGEDANNLYYLLEGELQTTNKDQVKGPISGFFGEESALGMRSYIYDIEVVESAELVVLPLAAILTLEAYSSFKQSLLDSFHSRLAGQTHIEVDLSPKHDIEVGYRQIIGWLFAIITPLMIYWGLILSQQPLHQDAIYFASILGICSVMWIFRLLPDYVPGLFAVLSAVLLGITTSESAFSGFSSNSFFMALSILGLSAVIRSSGLSYRMLLHLLLIGPASKIWYNISFFSVGALLTPVVPTVNGRVTIVAPFLKDLLSGASKEAREQEGPRLKASLLFGASLLSPIFVSSKSVNFIVLGMLPQQVQQYFQWLDWLLAALVCGMVLLALYAVSLCWVYRNKQSLKLPKTTSLQQLKTLGSLNPAEWSSILGLIVLISALLFANIHRIEVAWVALAILFYLMMFGFLDPNQFRTKIDWSFLVFLGSLIGVVDIIHQVELDTWLTGKIYWLAAYMQESLALFVVLLAVIVSLIRLILPINATVIILATLLIPASIEVGVNPWVIGFLILFLSESFFWPFQASYYMQFLSLTTGIVSNDEAKLMKMNVLIYLFKLVAVYLSIPYWQSMGLI, encoded by the coding sequence ATGATTATGCCGGAAAAGCTACAAGTTTTAAGTCAGTTTTTAAAAAGTAACCCCGCTTTTTCTGGCTGCCAGAAAGAAGACCTCGCTCGACTGTTAGCAAATATTACAGTTGTGAAATTAGCGCCTGGTGAGGTTGTTTGCCGCTCGGGAGAAGACGCGAACAACCTATATTACTTACTAGAAGGTGAGCTACAAACCACCAATAAAGATCAGGTTAAAGGGCCTATTAGCGGATTCTTCGGCGAAGAGTCGGCACTAGGTATGCGCAGTTACATCTACGATATTGAGGTAGTAGAGAGTGCCGAGCTGGTGGTTTTACCCTTGGCGGCGATACTTACTCTAGAAGCCTACAGTAGTTTTAAACAATCATTGCTCGACAGCTTCCACTCTCGCCTTGCGGGGCAAACGCATATTGAAGTCGACTTAAGCCCTAAACATGACATTGAAGTGGGCTATCGCCAGATCATTGGTTGGTTGTTTGCGATAATAACCCCTTTAATGATTTATTGGGGCTTAATACTTAGCCAGCAACCATTGCATCAAGATGCAATCTACTTTGCGTCAATCCTTGGCATATGTTCGGTAATGTGGATCTTTCGTTTACTACCAGATTATGTGCCTGGGTTATTTGCTGTATTAAGTGCTGTATTGCTGGGAATTACCACCAGTGAATCGGCGTTTTCCGGCTTCTCGAGCAACAGCTTTTTTATGGCTTTGAGCATACTTGGCTTGAGCGCGGTAATCCGCTCATCGGGTTTAAGTTATCGTATGTTGTTGCATCTACTGTTAATCGGTCCTGCTTCCAAAATTTGGTATAACATCAGCTTTTTTAGTGTTGGCGCATTGCTTACACCGGTTGTGCCTACCGTTAATGGTAGGGTAACCATTGTTGCGCCGTTCTTAAAAGATTTGTTGAGTGGGGCGAGTAAAGAAGCGCGTGAGCAAGAGGGACCGAGGTTAAAGGCCAGCCTGCTATTTGGCGCAAGCTTACTGTCGCCAATTTTTGTTAGTAGTAAGTCGGTAAACTTTATCGTATTAGGCATGTTGCCACAGCAAGTTCAGCAGTATTTCCAATGGCTAGATTGGCTACTTGCGGCATTGGTTTGTGGCATGGTGCTGTTAGCGCTGTACGCTGTTTCTTTGTGCTGGGTTTATCGCAATAAACAAAGTCTAAAGCTGCCAAAAACTACAAGCCTGCAGCAGCTTAAAACCCTTGGTTCGCTAAACCCTGCCGAGTGGTCGTCAATTCTTGGTCTAATCGTGCTTATATCGGCTCTGTTATTTGCCAATATTCACCGTATCGAAGTTGCTTGGGTTGCCTTAGCCATTCTGTTCTATTTGATGATGTTTGGTTTTTTAGATCCCAACCAGTTTAGAACTAAAATTGATTGGAGCTTTCTTGTGTTCTTAGGCTCGCTAATTGGTGTGGTCGACATTATTCATCAAGTAGAGCTAGATACTTGGCTTACTGGGAAAATCTATTGGTTGGCTGCTTACATGCAAGAAAGCTTGGCACTGTTTGTGGTGTTGTTGGCTGTTATCGTGAGTCTTATTCGTTTAATACTGCCAATCAATGCAACGGTGATTATTCTAGCTACCTTACTTATTCCTGCTTCCATAGAAGTGGGGGTGAATCCTTGGGTGATTGGTTTCCTAATATTGTTCCTTTCAGAAAGCTTCTTTTGGCCGTTCCAGGCTTCTTATTACATGCAGTTTTTAAGTTTAACCACCGGCATTGTGAGTAATGATGAAGCCAAGTTGATGAAAATGAATGTACTGATATACCTGTTCAAACTTGTAGCGGTTTATCTCAGCATTCCTTATTGGCAAAGCATGGGGCTTATATAA
- a CDS encoding GFA family protein, whose protein sequence is MSNINGSCLCEAVRFEAQDKFQQFHLCHCDQCKKMSGSAHVSNLFIRPEFFKWLAGENLVARYDVPKRSITNAFCKQCGSAVPYLSSTKQWVIVPAGGLNNCPSLKPQDHIFTNEKAEWYKDIEEIAQYPHFPD, encoded by the coding sequence ATGAGTAACATCAACGGAAGTTGCCTATGTGAAGCTGTGCGGTTTGAAGCCCAAGACAAGTTTCAGCAATTTCATCTCTGTCATTGCGATCAGTGTAAGAAAATGTCCGGTAGCGCACATGTGTCAAACCTATTTATTAGGCCGGAATTTTTCAAGTGGCTGGCTGGTGAAAACCTGGTCGCTAGGTACGATGTTCCTAAGCGGAGCATAACTAATGCTTTTTGTAAGCAGTGTGGTAGTGCAGTGCCCTATTTATCGAGTACTAAGCAGTGGGTAATTGTGCCGGCTGGCGGCCTAAACAATTGCCCTAGTTTAAAACCGCAAGACCATATTTTTACCAACGAGAAAGCTGAATGGTACAAAGATATTGAAGAAATAGCTCAGTATCCTCATTTTCCAGATTAA